The sequence GAATGCAGCATTAGCAAATTACAAATAGTCGTCAGTGTTGACTACACGTATCTGCAATATACGAGACCTGAATTCCCAAATAATTCAAACGCGTTTACGTCGTCTAATTTAATAACTTTATTACAAGTGTTCAGATAGCTTTCCATGGGTTTACGTTAAAAACAATCCaataaatgtatttgaattGCGAGGCAAATTATGTGATTATAAAATGTTATCCGTAATCTATTCATAACCATAGTCCATTTGACTATATACAAGCCATACACCTGGTTATCTGATAATCTTAACGCGGGTTTTAAACTCATGAAATGCCAATGACTGTTATTTTAGAAGAAGCCAAGCACCTCAGGGTCCGTTCATATTTTAGGGACAGGGTCATAAAGTCTATGTCTTGCTGCCAATGTACCTTTGAGTAATCATAAAACTGACGGATACAAAAGCCATTATCAGAATTCTTACGAAAATTTGGAAAACGTTTCTGATTTCAGTACAAATCAATAGTGTTGTGGTATGGCAGAAAATAATTGATATTTTAGGTGTTTAGTGGCCCTATATCGGTTCGTATGAACGACTGTCATCGagttatcaatatatatttcCCGGCTACCCTAGTATATGATCGTTGAgttaaatcgcgttagtgaataacggaatcaTATAAGTCAAGTACGGGATTGAATTTCGAATATATGTATTTCACTCAATCGTTGATCCAGATAAACGGTCGAAGAGACGAAGCACAGAAAACGAAGAAGAGAGAGCTTAACAAAACCAATTGACACGCAGTGGTGAAGGCGAGTGAGCCAACTTAATTTAATAAAGCTTGGCTCGATATTTATTGTCAAGTAAAAATAAGTTGCAGACACATCATGAATAGTTTAAGTAATTGACACATATTCGACCATATAAAAtacagtcagggttaataagcgaataggTGACAAGGTAAAAATATGGCTTAAAACGAACGAATAGACTAATCCgtccagaggctagaataacctatgtgaaCTTGATATAGTACCAGCCCCTATACGTGTATGAATATGCTAATACCAAACGAAGGTGTTCTAAACACGAATCTTAGAGTAATGACAGGAAAAATACCAATAACAAGTAGATATATATCTAGTAACTTATAAGTAGATACCTTTCAGAAGCTATCCTTTAATTCAAGATTTGTTTTATCGCTTCTTCTTACCATCATTCTCTGGTAATAGCGAAAATAACTGTCCATGAATGGGGTTTCGTATGAAAGGACTTAAACTAATTTGTTGCATACCAAATAAACTTCTGAGAAGTAAAAAAACATAAGTGATAGAGAACTAGCTATTTCAGTCCAATGATATGTATTCGTGTGTAGCTTTATTTTGTATAAGATTTAAATATAAGAGAAAATCTGGaacaaaagtttaataaaaattataacaaGCAATAACAATCAAGCCTAGTAACCCAGAGATTAAATTATATGTGACTGCGCAATAATAAATACGCAGAAAACACGGAACTTAAAATTTAAAACACTAGCCTGTAAATATTGTGTTTGTTTAAAACTTGTATATCCAGAGTCAATGTCTTCATTAGTGAGGGATGCCTAGCCATTGGATCATATAAATCACACGTCGTTAATCGCAAAACTACAGAACTCACAAATGGTTCAAAAAAATTAGTGGATGTTTATCTTACATCATAAAAGTAACGTTTGCTGAAGGgaattaattttttcttaattggtttctcatcagctttTTGCAACGTGAATGAATGAAGGGATAGTAAGTAGAATAGatttcacttcattttaaaGTATGGTCATAACCATGTACATAggagatgatatatatatatatatatatatatatagagagagagagagagagagagagagaaaagaagaGAGAAAGAATGAAAGAGAGTAGATAATAAAAACTTTTCCTAGAACTGGATGTAAGTGTAATTACATGGGTGACCATACTtcaagctttataaacaaaacGATCGGTCAGAAAAGATAATGCGATTAAAAATGAGATTATCCGTAAAATTGTTATCAGGATTAGGTACAAATAAACGGAAATGGGAAATAATCATAATTGGATAAAGTGTATTGAAAGAATAGGGTTTGTGCAGCAAACATTTCACCAATCGTTTGGTGATAAATGTCTCATCTAATTGAGGTACATTGGCAACTTTTGTTTGTAGGCCAATGTTACTTCGATAAGTCATTATAGTGAGGAGATAAGTAATCTCTAGGTCGAAAGTATCTTTTACATTGGAACTGTTTAGATTTATGTTAACCCGATTATTGTAGTTACTTATCTTTTCAAAGGTAAGAGAAACATACGGctacagaaaaaaaagaaaatctttaagcaattcatttttgtatgccGTTAGAGAGAACACACGCTTTTAATACAGCTCCATTCTAAGACATTGTGCTTATAGTATATTCCCTTATTATCTGTTGGTTATAGCTGTTTGTATTGCCAAACATGCAGAAAACATTTTTTCATTTTAGTATTCTTCACTTTACTTTCGTATCATATAGTTGACCCGGTGTTTACGTTGTGTAAAATTATCCGTCTTACAAAACAAAGTGGGCTACAGTTAAAGTAATATAGATTCTACACACTGTACATCATGATTAATAATAAAACAGTTTTATTTTAGATATTAAGGTAACATGAGAGTTCAGCAAAAAAGATTTAAATTCTTTCGTTCATCAGAACAAGTGCAGGTAAGCGAATTGCCTTCATAGAATAAATGCTTGGTGGTTATCCTTAATCCAAGTTCATCATATTCAAAGTTTTATGAAGTacatatttaaactattcacTTCATCTATCAAAAAAGACACTGGAGCAGTGATACCATCATTCAAAATAGTTAACATTTTAATTCAAATGGGTCTTATATACTGGAGATTATTTAGATAATAATCTTAGCAATAGATGGGAGAACGTTATATGAAGTTTGCAGTTTAAAAGAACTCACGGTTAAGCGTTCTAATCACACTGGTGTGTGAAATTGCCATATTGAATGTTGATAAAACTCACTGTACTTTCTTGATTtgacttatatatatacatatatatatatgtagtagtTTCTTCTAAAATGGTTTGCGTATTTATATTGTTTACTTTATACCAAATTCGTACTTCTTggttttttaatattattatgtgGCGAATGTTGCATTTTCTTGGATTACATTTCGGACTGACTTTAGTTAGACAACATACGAAGATCAAAAAGCAATAGACAACTCCTTCTTTTTAGTGCGAAATACTTCTGATTTGAGCCCGAACGACCATTCTGTTGAGAATCGAATCCCGGACCTCCAGTTTCGTAGCGACGGTTTAACCTCTTGATCATTTAATCGATTCGCAATATTGTGTGACCGTCCTTCGTTGTCTGCAGTGGTTGACTGTTCATACACAACATGTATGGATCCCATTGGTTAAGGAATCTGACtggaagttagtcactagtgagcacacaACTATTATTAGCATAGGCGAGGTGTGACTAGTGAAGTAGAACCATATCCACCGAAGTAAATATGCTGTGATCCCATAAATCGCTaatcgattgaagttatacATAAAAATCAGGGAATGTCAactcagcggtctagaggttaggcagtTACAACGAAGCTGAGCACCATTGGGTCTGATTTTCAGTGAGATTATGAATGCGCACTGCAGAAGTGCCTAATGTTACGGAGAAAGAGCTATCGTGTCTTTCTGATTCATTTTGCTTTAGATAAGGTAATATGGGTGAATATTTCTATGAAATAGTTAAGCCCGTCAACTACATTGTCAGAAGATGGAAAAACAATTAATTTCGAAATTTTCTTTTTGTCTACACTTATTTTCAACTAAAATGATGAATTCCAATTAACCGCTTTTGAGTGAGTTCAACTAATGATATTTGAAAAATTTTACTTACTCAGTTATCATTCAAATAGGTTCCTAACCAACTGTTTATCTACTACACGTAGATTGAGTACAGTGACTAAATAAACTACAAAAATGACTCAAATTTGCAAAGTGCATAGCACGTGACAAACAAATTTTTTGTACAAGTTAGCATTTCGTTTATTTTGTGATAGATGTTTTTGTTCCTAAGTTTTTAGTACTTTCTAATGATGTTATCATAAAAGATTTTATACAGGATGGATGATTATATTTTTCTTCACAAATATATCATGTTCCTTCATCTAGACGAACGAGTTTGTGATTGATTTTTGTCAAATGTTTTATCCAGATCCATGTTTGATTCACCTATATTGGATTACATAATGATCAATCGAAGGTTATCGGTAGTATACTATATATCAGATATTACATTTTGAACAACCTCCTTATACGTTTACATGTTAAGCAATcagaatgaaaattaaaaagttCGAATCAAATAGAATTATTGTAAAATCAATAaagatgaaatgaaaaaaacattgtTTTATTCTTAATAACCGTAGTTTTAATACTTTTAATTCTGATTAAATTTCTGATAAGAGGTTACTTCATTTCATAAAAATACTTCAAGATTTTGATAAATGCCATGTTCTCATTCGAGGATTTTCATTCATCAAATAGATAAGCTTTACATTGTTAAAGTAAATAACGGATAGATTTTATTGTTGCCATCTATTGTTGCCGACTAAGATGAAAGCTTAGTTTCTAAAAACGCCTGTGGATCTTTATCTGTTACTTAATCTGGATTTTGGGAATTTTCGTAAAGTAGAATTCACATTAGTTTGTCTTCAATTATATGAAAGGTATTTTAGGCAttagaaaaacatttttaagtGAGCTGATAGTTGTTATTTCTTCATTATATAACATTTACCGATAGTTTTctattaaaatgattatttcttAACGATTGTGTAAACTGGAACATGATTATACTTTTGTAGTCACGTATTACAGGCAAAAAATATGTTCTATAACTCAGTAACCTAGGTTCACTAGACGGTTAATGAAAATAGAGCAGTGATAGACTGCTATTTCATCTAAATAGACTACGATCACTCAACACATCTCCAGAGCTAAAATCTAGTAACTTCAAATTTAATGAAGTTAGTATTAACTTCTGCTAAACTTATTGAACATTTAACACCGCCgtaaaaaatgattttttattttgattgtatcttcaCATTCTAAACGTTCAAGAGTTCTTTCCATATTTCTGTagaatattatatatttcaaaGATTAACTACTGATTAATAGATTGAATTTATCATTCTTTCTTATCCGGAAGTTTTACTTATAGAAATTGTTTGAATAAAACTAGCTACAATTTCACATTTCCAGTTCAATGACACTGATGAAAATGTTTTAACTGATTGATGTTTAACAATATTACATACTTTTTCAATAGTTTCAGTTGTCCATTATATGTTTTATAATTAGGTTTTGTGAatctaatgtttatttatttcattcgcTCCAAATAGCGCCTATTCaaactattttattttactaaGCAAATATAAGTtagttgtttgtggagatttttagtaattttttatatataattcaaaccatgagtcgattgaaactagacccctgctgaggagtcccatcataggacgaaaccgccgtccagtccttccaggtttttcatggtggtctagcttcaattgactcatgatttcaactatatacaaatATAAGTCATTGACTTGATTTAAATTGTTACACTGTTATGAATTTTCTTAATACGTTCGTTTAGATATCCGTGATTATAAGAGATAGAAGGAACAAACATTATTCATATCATATGATACTTAAAAAAAATCATCCTTCGTATGGACATGGAGTACATACTTTTTGACTGCCAACAGTGTTTTGTCAACGTTACATTCTAGTTTTATAAAcggtatatatttttatttatttcttaataaATATCAGCTTAGATTAGAATGAAAtagtttagttgtttttttattaaaaaaaattagtattGTTATAACAAAGAATAAAACAGCTTACTTGACGCACATAAATCAGATCACACTGTTTGTTTAGTTTCAAATTATCAGATACATAAAAACTAGACTGTAAGAATAATCATCTTTTAACTCTACCCAAATCAAATAAAACGATTTTagctttaatatatatatatatatcttactaGACAGCGGATGTCAAAGATGTTAGGATTTGTAATAACAAATGTAGGTTTAACAGAGTGAGACTTTGTAGAGAGATAAAGAAATTAATAATCAATGTCGAATAAACTGATAACTATTTAAAACTCTCAAATAAAGGGTATTTAGGATTCGAAAGGTTAAGGGTTTATCAATCATTAAAAATGTCCAATATACCTGGAAGCTCTGACCTGACGGGTGTAGTGAATTTGTAACTCTAGAAAAGTTGATAAATGTTTGCATTAACAAGTAGATATATAAGTTATTTCCTCCTAGGAGTTAGGTAAATAAGTATTGTATTTTGAAAATAAGGATCATATTGATTAATCAATAGGTGTACATTACATTCTGAAATATTCAAATATGGTTATGCAATATATTATAATAAATCACATTAATAGTTCAAATTAATTtagctgaagcgttccatataatACTTAATCCTACTTCTCTCAATAGAAAGtaaggccttaccatacatcctacttggatTATATATCCTAGCCACCTAGTcggatattatttacaattcacactATTACCTTACAAATTGAACTCTATCTTTTCTCACCATACAAGTCACACAATTTTCATCCTTAACAGtgcacatatacatacacaccaATTTACATACGTATCGCTTATGAACCAGCTTGACCGAAATGTCATGACATAGATTTTTTCAGACCTGTTTTTCGATTGATCacataatattcgtgttgtccCTTTGCAccatttaaacttggattaattttgatttagtgATTGATTCTCTGaaaaagtggcttacactgagtcacggaacgtcagaaaatctgatttttctactcactgggatataaaaaatatattgatttatttataacaatctaccaaATCCTCAATTTATTCggaatttccatagttgaaagcgtgagtcaattgaagctagaccaccatcgaacacctggaagcactagacggccgtttcgttctactatgggactcctcagcagtgcgcatccacgatcccacactcgcgagattcgaacccaggacctaccagtctcgagccagagcccttaaccgatagaccactgagccgacatccagcggtgttaatgtctaacttcaaccaatccacgaagtttagcAACcgatcaccaattgtcttcagtgagttgatatctctaccgtagacttggtagaactccactggtcaatgcttctcactagatggtggtctagcgtcaatcgactcacgctttcaactatgaaaattctaaatctccacaaaaccccttctgaatattcagaattatcaaatcaaacttGGTGATGATACATATTTATCTTATATTGGTTTTGTACAAGGATTTATATTCCAACGAAGAAGAATATACTAGTTTATAttttggaatatatatatatatatttcgatgCTCGGTATCAGGTTCATACAAGTCTGTGTAAATAATTCCTTGTTACATAAATGAATCAAACAACTTATTTGAGACATTTTATATGGATGTTAATAAAACAATGTGACTTGGTTCCTTTGTTAATTGCGTCAGCTTCCAATGAAATGATTGTAACttacaaatgaaatatatatgacTTTTTGGGCTTCAGGTAATTCGACTTACATTAATCTTTATCCCTTGATGCATTGGTTAAGAGATTTAATTTATAGATACAGTATGTAATATGTTTAAAGGATGTTGGTAGCAAGCCTTGTACATAGGTTTTTTTGACACTTCCCATTCGTTGGTAAGGTAAATTTGAAATCTTGAGATAATTAATATCACCAAAACGGTTCTAGCTTGCTTCATCCATTGACATGCTAAACTAATGAAAAACTATTTAGTTTTCAGAGATAAATCATTGTAAACTTTCCGGCTAAACAGACTGTTGATTGTAGCTAAATATGTTCAGTGTTGGTGTCTCTTGATGTAATATTGAGTAACGCACATTCAAATCCGTAAGAAAATAGACCTTTCTTTAGTATCGTAAATGCGGCTTATTGATGAACGACGACTATCAGGAAACGTAAATCTATGTTCTCATATGGATTACATCCACCATCTAACAATAGTTTCGGCTAATGATAAAACTAGGCCAGTGTGTAGTTTAATCATATTTACACGTTGAAATTGGCTCACGATTTTGAAAATGAATCCAGTATGTTcttattaactaaataaatgGGTATACTTTGTTGTTGGTGGCTACAATTCTTAATGTGAAATTGAATATATATCAAAGATGtttctgtttatttaataaacattatttctCATGGTGAAGCTGAATGGATTCAGTTTTGTTCATTCAGATCGTTTAGTCTACCCATATAAACGCGATTTTTGTCATCATCTTTTCTCCCCAGGATGCAAATTTCTTCCAAAAAATTTTGAACATTGAGAATGTGTCTTTCTTCTATTGAGTATATTGTTGTCagatatttattcatatattcttGTGCTTTCTAGGTATTCAGAAATGTGATTTgaacattttatttcatattcttCACATCGGAGTTGTCTAGATAACCTACTTTTCATATATAAGCttgatgaaataattaattcCCTTTGACTTATTCCTAGAAACCATCATTGTAGTGCAGATgattttcagtgagttgatcaTCCAAAAAtaactgtaattattattatcttagaTTAAACAGTTGGGAAGTGTTAGTTTGTAATTACTAGATTTGACCTTCTTAGTAAGATGCTCACCCTCTAATATGTTGTTCttattttcaaaatgtttatcTATTCCGTTTAATTCAGTAACAACAAAAGTTCTAGTCAAAGAACGTCACATCCATGTTAGGCTTATAAATGTCATGTATTATTGATATACTGATTATTTATTACAGTTTATCAAAAGtgataataaaatatgaaaactaagCGAACGTTTAAAATGTAGTTAAGTACATTAAGGGATAAAATACCTGATTAGTAAAATGGTATAGATATTGTGTTAGAAGAGCATGAAAGCAAAAGTGAATCAGTTTTAGACATTTGATAATTGAAGTGGTAGATAAGAGATAATAGTTGAAGAAAACAATTATGTTTTGATTGCTGTTAAGTTAATTGCATTACTTATCTATGGGATAGAAATAATTGTACGCGACGAAGTACACACGGACTAAACATCGACAAAAATTATCATATTATAAAATGACATCATAATTCCACCGAAATATTAGGAAGGATTATTTCTGGGTAATAGAGAatagatttttttaaatacaattAAGTAACAGGATTTTTGAGCTAACCGAACCAATCAAACCTTGATTGATGAAATCAGTGATATAATCATTCATATGAATGGTGTATAATGAAACGAATAACACATTATCACTTCCTCAGgttgtaaataattaaaaatcgttTATCTGTAGAGTGATTTAATAAACAGGATTATTTAAATACAGAAATCTCTGAAAATATATAAACTAAACATAACTGTGAGTTTCAGGAACGTGACTTCTGTTAGTTTTCTTAGTTATCTACAGAAATACTGTCTACTATGTGACGGTCAGTAATTGGAATATAACAAACTTATTTTTTTAACCTATGTTGCATGATTAAATCAGTAGTTATCTTCATAATCTGCCTGAAGATGATCTATATACAGTCAGATATGACACTCTTTGTCAGCGATAAAGAAACATTGCTGAACTTCTAGTTAGTGAAAATGTGGTACTAATCAATGTACAAATATCCGATTTTCATAGAATGTAAAATTCCCAAATCATTTCTTACTCGGAAATCTTAAAGATAATGCTTTTTTATTACAATATGTGGTTAAACCCAAGTACTCCATTTTTCTGTATGCCGTTTACTACAGTTGAGAAGTAAACATCCTATGTAATCTCAACTATTCTGAAACCTATAACCTCGTTCATTTTTGTTAGCTCCTACTGAGTGTTAGTGTATCTACACAAATGGTATATTATGCACACGCTCACTATCAGTGTTTTAAAATCAAGTGCCAAATAATGTTTATAACGCTTTATGTATTTTAGTCTGACGCATTTAAAATAGAGTATTTGTGCATCAATTTTAAAAAACTTTCGAGATAAAGAGCGAAAGTATTGAATGATTAGTGAAAGTACCATCGGTAATGTGTGCGAAATTCCGAATAATCCCTATTAGGAGGATGTAAATTACTTGACAATATTGATAAACATACTTAGCTGTCAAATTATGGTACTGTTACTCGTTTGGTTTATGAATGTTCTATTCCAGGATGATTATCAACTAGACTgacaaatcaatattttaaatttgtattttttatagttgaaaacgGTGACATTCATTTTACTGACATTTTGCTGTTTAATGTTACTAGCCTTATCAAACCAATTGGCCGATAAATTTACTACAAAGAATTTGATATGTCCATTTGTGATTATTTATAGTGAAACAAAAACAGTAAAAATAAAGTTGGTAGTAACGTCTagcaaaacaatttttttaaaaagagataTGGATACTTTTTACCTTGAATAAGTTGACGGAAAGcccatatttgcttatataatgaaatgataaaaacaaatattactcAGATTTTAGCATAAAGCAGGAAAGAATAAAATGGTTTAAACAAGGCATTATCAATCACAGTTATTTAGACAAAAATGCTATTATGAAACGAAGAAAATAATTATAGTTAGTGACAATCTATTTTGATACTATGCACTTACATTGCAACTTATACATTTGGTTACTTAGGAAAATGATATGATATAAATCGGTTAAGATGTGCAGAAGAAATAAAGTGTTCAGTACCGTATCTTCATAGATTTTAGAGGGACAGTAATAAActtgtaaaatgaaaattttgaatTGTATAGTATCCTAGAGACATATTTCAGATCCTGTTTATCCCATAACAGTAGGATTATTTCTATATTTGATTAAGAGCATTATATTTGCTTTAAATTTTTTACTGAATTTGCGTAAAATAAGAAGCAATGGAACCTTGATTAAGATGTTAACTGGTTACTGTAGTCTATTAAACTATCAACATGTTTGGACATATCCAATTCGACTCAACTTTTGCCTGACTCAAACAGGATAGCAAAAACAATCATTGTATTCAAACAACATTTATGAATAATTGAAATGACagtaacaaacaaaattaggaataatatatatataagaaaatcCAAGTTGTTCATTAAACTGGaaaaaaggtatatatatattcattttgggAAGTTAGAAGGTGGTTCATTAAGGTAATTTGTTTCTCTCAATAATCTTTGATTAGTTTCAGAAATTTTACATTTTTGACACAGACGACAACAAATAAACCTAAGTGTTTCCCGGAAATCTCtattaagaaataaataaagaaaaaatgttGATGCAAATGCAAATTGAGCTAAATTAATTGTTATCATTCTATATAAATGATAAGTTACACATGTTTGTATTTGATCAATGGAGCATACACCAAGTGTAGTGAATACTCGAACATAAGCTAATGATTGAGGTACTTGaccaattaaaaataataaaattacagCTATTAATAAGATAGTTAATTTTCTTTGGGCATTTTGTCTTCGTTGTTTTGAACGATCTTGCAATATTGGTTTTTTGGttttaatactactattattattattatcattatcattattatcgtgAGTATTCTTTCTGGATGTCGACTGGACTTCGTCTCTGTCAACCATTTTTTCTGGAATAGTAAGTTCATTTTCTTGAATTGACTGTAAATTGGATTCAGTAATTAATTTTTGTTCACCGAAATTATTTATAGCATCTGTACAACTATCTTGTGATGTATCATCGACTTGAATACGTTGTTTATGGGTTTTTGATATGCCAAATGTATTTCCAGATAGTTTATTTTCTTtgctattagtattattattcattttattattggtAAATCGACGATTATGATGTGATACAAGTATAAACAGTAAACAATTTGAGACACATAAGAAACATAATGGAATAATTTGAACAAATACAATACGTAACCAAGAATAAAATGCATAATATGTGGAACGTGAAAAACTAGTTAAATCACTATGTAATTGTAATACACCATCAACATATTTCAGTGATACTCGTTGAATTGCAAAATAtggaatattaaaaataaatgctATTATACATATCGAAGCAATTAATTGACGTGTAGTTTTACGTGTAAAATATCTTTTTGATAAAGACCAATGTTTCATACTCACATAACGTTCAATAGCAAGTGCTACAGTTAACCATGCACTGATATTTTCTGTCATATTTGATACAGGAGTTTCAACATATATACTgtacatataaatatagataGCTGCATCCGTTGCATGATGATTCAAATGTGGAAGGCTAAAATG is a genomic window of Schistosoma mansoni, WGS project CABG00000000 data, chromosome 1 unplaced supercontig 0010, strain Puerto Rico, whole genome shotgun sequence containing:
- a CDS encoding G-protein coupled receptor fragment, putative: MNASDIILVTSHNNKSYQTNTLSHKASIDYQYIVAIAYVFIQTTICSIGFILNIINFSVFICKKFSASAYILMTVLSLADAITLGVRIPQGCIFLPHLNHHATDAAIYIYMYSIYVETPVSNMTENISAWLTVALAIERYVSMKHWSLSKRYFTRKTTRQLIASICIIAFIFNIPYFAIQRVSLKYVDGVLQLHSDLTSFSRSTYYAFYSWLRIVFVQIIPLCFLCVSNCLLFILVSHHNRRFTNNKMNNNTNSKENKLSGNTFGISKTHKQRIQVDDTSQDSCTDAINNFGEQKLITESNLQSIQENELTIPEKMVDRDEVQSTSRKNTHDNNDNDNNNNSSIKTKKPILQDRSKQRRQNAQRKLTILLIAVILLFLIGQVPQSLAYVRVFTTLGVCSIDQIQTCVTYHLYRMITINLAQFAFASTFFLYLFLNRDFRETLRFICCRLCQKCKISETNQRLLRETNYLNEPPSNFPK